In the genome of Aricia agestis chromosome 4, ilAriAges1.1, whole genome shotgun sequence, the window tattacttaattgtaattgaagtccatcacgccatagactttttttttaaatattttaaagaacagatagaatataatataaacatatatgtgtaataacaatatatataatattttttgttttataaattgcataataaataataatgttttgagCGGTGTGgtgcggccagtagatccgacatttttaGAATCTtgacatttttagaaaattgatGGCAGGTTgcttttcagggttccgtactcaaacgataaaaacgggaccctgttacacTTTACTGTCTCTCCGTCAGTCCGTCACAAGTAGACAATATTTTGCCTATTTTTCTCTGTAATgaaacggaacccttcgtgcgtttacccgactagcacttggccgttttttgaatattttttcacCTAGCTAAACCTCCGCTAAAAACCGCTAGTTATTATGTGCCTTAACCTAGTTCAAAatctgaatattataatattatataatgtgtCTACAAACAACAACGAACTTTAGATCCCGTCACGCACGCCCAATCAATCACATTCACGTTATACATACTAAAAAGTCACATCAATTTAGACTCGTGGCTTCTTGATTGTGTTACTAGGTAACCTATATCAATTCAGGTCAATAGGAACACGTTGTCTTCGGATTCAGACTCGATATAAATAGTTTGTAAGAATAAAacgtaagtaaatattatttaaagggcttccacaccgatttcggtgactgGCCACTGGGCAGTACAGGCAGCACAAGCCAGTCACCAAggagtatttaattttattttaaatttgatttttatagtgcccaagtgtgtgcactgTACATAAGAGTCGCTCTTTCTTCACAATCCTAGTGACACCGCTAATCCATCTACGACTGATCTCTCACtggactggtgagagatcagtggcaggaccaactttttacaagCCATCCCACGCGTGGATCTTTTTCTAGTCAGACAATcaagttaaatattattcaaattatattaagtCAGTAAATACTGTTAGTTGAATAGGTTATAGGCCCAGCAAATCGTGAGTCAAAGTAGTTAGTCAATCGTGGTCCCTTAGGGGTATCGTTAGAGAAAAAGGttattctaaattattatacatgtGCCAACTGATTTGGACGCTGACACGTTTTTCCGACAGTTGAGTGGGGATAAACGTGTCAGCTAGAAGTGTTAATAAGTATAGAAGTAGAAAAAATGCTAACCTTAGTGCGTTTATCTTGAattatacctacttacataATTCAACCATTATGTTTCTACTATAATTGCCATTattgaatttaaatattatcatatcaTCGTTCCTTGCTTTAAACTAAGTAAAaagagaaataattattttttatgttatgaaCATAAACTTTTGACCTGACTCTCCTTTTCTGACGGTCAAGTAGCAGTTGCATTCTGTAGTGGTCTTCAAATGACAACGGTCATTACTTTCCATGAGATTCTGTTTGCTCTTTGTTCCTGTTTCATATGAATAAGTAATGttgctaaaaaaatatataatccctTAAAGCTTAATTTAAagaagttattaaaaaataataaacaatttacatGCCTGGCAGGTCAGACAGACGCGGGCTAGTCCTTTgtagtttttaaaatgtttttcctcacctattcttttaaaataaaaaaataaataaggtaAAATTGTACCTTATGAAAGTAATATGTGTAATAACTTATTTTATGTTTTGCTAAAATGAGTATCAATTGTATTAACAGACCATGTGGTGGTCTACGTCCCAATTTATATCCCTCCTAACTTTTAAGTAAGCCGAGTAAAACTACCCAAAAATttgagtgatgatgatgatgatgatgattgattaTTATCAACGATTATGTCATcaacttattattaatttatcgaTCACATAAggattaagtaatatttttgaaatgcaaaattaactaataataaaaaaccagATTCGGCTTATCATTTTCATATCTATATTTATAGGAAGTTGGATAGAGTTATTTGTCTATTTTCATAAACAAACGAAATGTTTTAGTGTTAACtgttaaatatgttttatatttttacaagaaCTTGATTGTGATAGGTCTGACGGGTGTAAACAGAATTAAATTATATAGAGAATGAGCTCCAGATGATCGCAAACATAAATGTAGACTTTTGTGATTTTGTAAATAGCATTTTATTGACTATAGATTACGCACTCAATGGAACTTAAAATCGTCTAATTGGGTGGAATCAACCAACAAacaatagtttaaaataattatttgcgTTAAATAGGAACCACGCGGTGATTGATAAATTACTATAGTCAATTGAGAGCTCCACAGGAGTAGTTGTGTAACTAGATTCAAAACATTGTTTGTATCCTAATTCTACCAAAGCAGGCCTTACCGGGCTGCTGCGGCGGCGACACCGGCGTCATGACCGGCTGGGGAGGAGCCGAGGGCGGCTGGAGGGCATACGGCGAGACTCCCGGGGATTCCGGCACCGAGTCGCTCCTCGGCGAGCCCAGGGAGCGTGGCGGGGCGGGTATCACGGGACTCCTCGGTGACTTGACCACCGGCGGCTCGGGGCGCTCCAGTTCGACGCCGGGCTGGATACCGGTTTCCAGCGCAGCCCGCGCCCGAGCCTCGTCCTGCGCCTGGGCACGCCTCAATGCCGTCTGCAATGCCATCACCCGCTGCCGGTCCGCCGTGAGCCGACATTTCTCGCAGTTGCAGTAGCGATACTTGCAGTAGCGCTTGTGACCCTTTAGCTCTATTTTGAGGCGATGGTTCCGGCAGCGGGCGCAGTTGGGGGGGGCCCGCGGCACGCCGGAGCCGGAGGTGCCGGGCTCGGAGCGCTCCTCGCAGTCGTCGGGGGAGCGCCGCCGCCACGCGCCCATGGAGACCATGGTGCCTGGTGGGTTGTTGCCGGGAGTTTCGCGGTAGGAGCGGCGCGCGTCCGAACGCACATGCACTTCGGGGCGCCGTCTCGGTGCGACTGATTACCCCGCCGGCGGTGCaccgccccgccccgcgcgcCCCCGCCTCACCACTTCATTTCTCGCCGTGCACGATGCAACTATGCAATTCCGCGCTCTACATTATAATACTGGATGTGACATGCTTAGGAATAAGACcagtactttaaaatataatccgGCTCTATGACTAATCCTCCTTTAAAGTACGCTAATGCCACGTTAGTGATAATTGCCAAAACAGTTGTAgcttattaaaaatatcaaccTAATGATCTAAGATCTATAGTAATTCAGTGTCAGTAGAGTTATGAATAGAACAATCAAATAACTGCACTCGACTTGTGTCTAGTTCATCGTAACTTTTTCTTGCTATGCTGTTATTGTATGGTAAATTCTACAGAtatttacattaaataataattatgttcatGTAAAACCTAGCTTGATTGATTGGCTGATTGATAGAACTGTATACAAAACATATCTAAGTCATTTTTATGTGACTTGAACAGTTCATTTCTCGAGAAAATTAGTTAGCATAAAATCGCGTGACAAAATCATGAATAAAGAGTACAGattataaaaaccataaataaaaactagaaaTGATAGTAAGTTCTATTATTATGTATGCATAGTTCAGAATCACAGACATGCAgacattattaattactatgtGCTGACTTTGCTTTAAAAATGAACACCTATTCAATATTTGGCCTTTTTTTAAAAAGAGCTTTCAAGTCATtgtaattttaagtaaaaaatcatgaaaaactcaataaaactttTACCTCACAATAATAGCCAAGAATCGAATACCAGGACCCATAATATTTTGACTAAGATGCCTTTGAAGATAATTCATAATACTTTGTTACATTTTGTAGAGTAAGGCGAATAGTCAGAAGTTTggctctacataagataagTAAGCCTCTGTTTTTCTTCTTCAATAAACAaaagtacatatttttgttaCGGTTACTTTTTAATCATGTGTGAAAGAAGAGATTTATGTAATTTTTGACAATCATTTTGGCTTCGTTGATAAAACCCCTTTAATGGGATTACATTttaatcgattttaaaaaaCCTGACACCTTTTTCTacgtgcaaatataaaaaaaaactcgccTCTACAGGTTGTGTAATGGCGGTAGTGTAGTTTAAAACTTAACACTAATTGTACGGCCTCACAATCCCATCACACAGGATAGGCTCTATTAATACTAAACCGCAGTTAACACCTCCTTATTATAGCTAAGTATTCTAGAGTTTTTGTTTAAACTTAGTGCCATTATAAGTGTTCGTCGGATAGGAATGAAACAAGACAATTAATTCACTTTACCAGCCGCCGGCTAGCAGTAATCATTACCCGTTAAtttggttaaaaaaaaaaagggaaaaaGTGTAGGTACACCTGTGCTCCCAGCATTATACCAGGTGTCGAGGACGTCCTACATCATCTTCTTTATTTCCATAAATAGTTTAGGCAAACTGTGAATATTATGGAAGTGTAAGCCGCAGTTGTGCAAGTGGGCAAAATGAAAAAGAACGTTTAGttagaaatattagaaatagGAACTATGTAATATATTCCAATAGGCAATAACTAATACGATTTACGAGATAATAGGGCAAACTGATTATTGACCAATCTTTTGAAGGCATCTTATTTTTTATACCTTAGAATTTAAATTGCTTTTGCAAATACGAACTCAATTTTAGAGAATAACCAAGTAGCCGCTATACGTCGTAGGCGACGCATTGTCTGGTTATTGTAATAAGATGgcttacaaataataaattacagaatacatatttaaatattaaaaattaaaaagttatgatataaatatcattaaatattCATTGTAGGTACATGACGTTGTGGACATAATAGCTGAATTTGCACTAAATATTTAAGTTATACTTTGAGCTACTTTTAAAGAAGAATAGATCCTGATTCCctaaaaaggcccattcacggcaggactgcacggcagtcctgccgtgaatgggctcTTTTACTATAATATGAACACCAACCGACCTTTTAAGtcacaaagtatttttttaaaaggtgtTAAGTTAAtaaatgtatcccttcaagTGATCACTTGAGGTGTCATTTACCATTTTATTCTGGTAACCGATACCGTCCAGTGAAAGTAAGACGTTGTGGCATATAGCCAACCGCAACGTCAGTGGATAACTTTTATAAAGACGCTACATACGCATTCGCAAAATAACTCGAGAGCCAGTGACggccagactttcgtcattttatatgATCCTTATACAGGTAGGGTAAAttactagtgattggacagtaccagtcattggaaaaagcacaaaaacacaatatttattaaggttgctttcaaaactgcctgtttttaaagttatAGAACGcctaaatttaaagaaaatgggtagtttttaaagcaaccttaataaatatagtgtttttgtgttCTGTCCAATgactcactcggcgtaactgggcggtagcggtcattaactccctgtcaaaaacttgtcattttctatataaaccgcgattgacaataaggtgtcagatgttgcaatcgcggctttgtatagaaaatgacaagtttttgacagggagtcaatgaccgctaccgccaagttacgccgagtgaaccttagtactgtccaatcactagtcatgttcaccctaagTACGATCAGCAGGTATGGATTTTCAGTCGCGGTTACTTCAGGAGTTCTAGTTTTTAAGGTCTACCTAACCTTCCATAAATTATAAAGCTCATTTTTTAAAGGAACCGCAACCGAAACTCTTACCTCTATAAGGGTCACTCACTGCACACAAgcaaacttttataaaaaaaaaatatatccacagccgaaaaacctcctcgttttttggaagtcagttaaaaatgaagaaagtctggctgtcgctagCTCTTGGGTTAAAAGAATTATTCCCTCCTAGATATTCTCTCATTACTTACGTCGCGTGGAAAGCAACGAGGAAAAgaagaaatattttgattattcATCGTATAATAATTAGGTGTTGTTTGTAACTTTTTTGCGAAATTTGTCTATCACACGTTTTTCAccgttttccgggataaaaattatcatattataatgattattttcATCCCGGAGAAAAAACGATATTTCTAACGATGACGACGGACGATAATAACATCCTTTCCTCAAAGTAttcccatgccaaattttatcataaTCAATTCAGGGGTTAATGTTACCGATACATGTGCTTAAACAAACGGATAGACAACtaacaatttatatattttttaattttatataagtactagctgtctcggcaaacgtTGTCTTGCCATatcaagtatttcgcccatattatatttttattgaagtgactaaataagtatgtcaccatggcaacgtcaacaatggtcgccgtcggtctcgagttgtaaattgtaataattcactattatttattcaacaaatgctcttagcaatataaaaagtagccagtagaagattctcagacctactgaaaaatcagtaaagctgtttcggaggagtatacGGTAACctacgaatattaaaaactaaagaaacataactctcatactattaccgttttaaatttggttccattctgtcatgtaacgtcagcctttataccgctcaaggtcacctaaatattgcaaatgtattgaaatgtgtacctaaggtacacttttttcacaagtattttggagcatgtttcttgacggagttactcttccttagtttttattattcgtagacggtaactaacattgtgacacgagaattttatataagtaagatGGATGAAACTTTTTTGGATGCAACAATTtgaactaaaaatttaaaactaaaattcaaagtcaaacattttttatttagaataagtttttttcgaacactttctgaacgttgatgctactggggcctaccagtaccactggttcgggaactaacccttACGGGAACTAACTTCCTAGTACATACAACGTACATTTTGGGATGTAACTTTGATTTCTTGGATGTAATTTTTatctaaaaactaaaataagaagaaataagaagaagataaaaaaattgaaaaagtaaATACTAAGTAATTCACTTTTTTAActaagtttaataaaaactcaactatttcaaaACTTTACTATAGTAAAGAAACATTCCAGtgcttaagagctcacctgactctaaaaatcaaacatcgtccttctctcttcacactcacgcccgtctttcatatgccaggtgaaaaaggacggcgcggaatcatcgctgagttagttttacttgaataaaagatgaACTATaacgattatgaaaaaagtgttttgagcaaatttaggttttatcaatacctttttagatattaaaaaatattaaagaaaagacagcaaacttcgaagatccaagcaaaaatgtgtctaaaacaaggttttttgtaaaaaagaaactatcgagcattttttgagtaatcgtttTTTCGTCTTGagtatttaatctttatgaactgaagttacttgtgtcaaaaattagttttctagacatagattttgagatctaggttaaagtatgtagtcaagttagggtcatatgcgctcttaaaaaaacaatacacTTGGcattgattcataatattatagtcactaTACTAACTAACAGCTCAAAtaccaaattataataattttatatgaatcaAAGCTTAGATTTTTGGGTGCGATTTAGTACAGTTTGAAAAAAGTTAACACGCAGTTTTGAACCGCGCCAAAATAAATGGGAAATGAcagctaaatataatatttactaatttagttaatttaaAACTATCATTAATgatttcattataattaatagttacttaaaattattaaaactaagGGTAATAGACGCAGATACTGACCACAACAGCTAGTGGACACCCATGAAATAAACAgctctacatttttataatttttcaataCTCGCATCACATTATCTCTCGGTAGTTGTTATATTAAATACCAGTTCGGTAAttatacaacaataataataatatgcaataattcaataatatttgaggaaaaatataaaaaaaactaaatacaaaaatggaaacaAAATGCATCTTAATTCTAAATGACATTTGTTTGACTCTACATTGTGTATCTTATCAATGCGGCTTTATCTGATTGCAGAAATTATATGATTAATGTTATGTTACACGgtgcattaaatattaattaattaaaattcgaTTTAGACATttaggtaaaaatatttttgagaagACCAAAGGCTCTACAATGTACatgtttatataaaattgtatttttcatTAACCTCTTGATAAAAGACAACATTATTTTCTGTGTAAAACGTATGACCTTTTTGAATCTGCTATCATTGTTTTACGGTTATAGGTTTAAGATAAAACACCTGTCTCGAATGCACTCGATCCGTATTTAGATACTAAATAGAAActgtgtattaaaaatgttctTACCTGGCTGTTGTGGAGGCAGGAGCGGCGTGAGCGGCGGTCGAACCGGCGTCGAGTGCGGCTGGTGCCCGTAGGGGGACACTCCCGGGGACTCGGGGATGGAGTCACTCCGGGGCGACTCCACGAGGGAGCCGGGAGGCGGCGGGATCACCGGACTCCGCGGGGACTTCACCACCGGGGGCTCGGGGTGCTCCAGCTCGATCCCCGGCGGCATCGACGAGTCCGAGTTGCGCGCCCGGGCCTCGTCCTGCGCCTGAGCGCGGCGGTAGGCCGTCTGCCGCGCCATATCCCGCTGCCGCTCGGCCGTCAGCCGGCACTTCTCGCAGGTGCAGTACCGGTACTTGCAGTAGCGTTTGTGGCCCTTCAGCTGGATCTTGAGGCGGTGGTTCCGGCAGCGGGCGCAGTTGGGGGGCGCGCGCGGGATCCCGGCGCCCGAGGTGCCGGGCTCCGAGCGCTCGTCGTACTCGTCGGGGGAGCGGCGCCGCCACGCGCCCATGGAGACCATCTCGTTGTCGGCCAGTCTGGCTGAGTTCGCGCGCGAGAGCTAACCGCACGCACACACACCACGAGGCGCGATCACGATACGACTGATTACCCCTCTTTCGGTTGCAGCGCCCCGCCCCGCAACCCGCCGCGCTTCATCGCGGTGCACGATGCAACCGCCTCTGTACGGTTCGAGTGTCCGCGATAGAGCGCCCGATATCACTTCTACATGTACAGTCGAACGATAACGTTTAATGCTTTTAACGCGAAcgggaaaatattattaagttctagtgcaaaaaagtgtaaaaatttaaataaattcgaATTAACTTTGCACCGCTCGTGcttttattccataaaatatgtatttaaatgtaataaaactataaatatgTTTCTTGAGATTTATATTACAATAAGTTGTGTGAAAAAAATGTAGAGCTTAAATCCCCGCCgattgcacacaaccaaagaccaagcgtatgcgcatcgcaataagattcattttagcttagcataaaactgtagttactcgggcggatcttctctattttttttcatgtttttttaaatatctttggaaataaacataaagaaacaaaattgatcgattaaggacattttaatatagatttattaacaatttattcaaataaaatgtataattatcctagttaatacttacctatatttcgatgaaatagatttttatcggaggtgagtttgtaaattaattgcaGCCAAagtattatagttttattaaaataaggttatatgaagatattttaaatattgtgctttatatctcatattttttaacatttcgttattatattggagctaggtaaaccgggagtcacggaataacaaattggggtttatcctcgccttaaaatatgtaataggtATTAGGTAGTAATAGTGGTAGGAACCtagtatttattacatttaggtTCTACATGAGATATAAAGTAATCGTTTTTGCATCAGAAAGTAAAAACGgacattttatttattcgaataatatgttcttttatttaaaaatattcgaaATTAAGCTACCCTGAACATACAAAAGTCTACAACTGAACATACTATTCCTTCATTGTAGAGTCACAAGTCGTAACGCATCCCATTTGACCAATTAGGAGTCAAGTAATGGAAAAACACGCGCAGGGAGGTTTTGTCTCTGTACGCCGCCGTGACCTCTTTTTCAAGATTGACTGCCATCCCCGTAAAGTGTGAAAAACAGGACTTTATACGCTACTACTACTACAAATACAGCtgaacatgggcgtaccgaggggggggcaggggggggagctgccccccccctggatcatgttgacgtccctagtCCCTACTAAGTTtaatatctagtacttttatctataaaaattaaaaattaagaacgaatttttgccatttgtttgcaatacaatatttttacaactaaaaattattaattttttattctttataaacacctagcttatgaaaaatctgatttgcccccccccctggcccagaacctgggtgatttgcccccccctggcaccagaacctgggtaatttgccccccctggcccagaacctgggttcGCCCATGCAGCTGAACAtacaacctcctcctttttggaagtcggctaataaagataatattttgggtTGGGTCTGTGACCTCCTTAGCAATAAAAAACAAGAATATGACATTAtctttgataatttaaaatatacaacgAATAACTATTTAAAGTTCGCTGTATTTGTCTGTCATTTGACTTTTTCCAAGTACCGGACAAAGAAAAGCAAACCTTTTTAACAACTATTAATtgactgtgtaaatatttttattattaaaaatgtaaataataaagccGAAACTTCTGTACATTTTGTTACATGACAAAATGTACAGAAGTTTCGGCTTTTAtctctaatataataaaattctcgtgtcacaatgttagttaccgtactcctccgaaacggctttactaatttttaccaaattttatatgcatattcagtagatctgagaatcggctactggctactttttatattgataagtgcttaaattgttaattaattaataatagttaattattacaactcgaagtctcgagttgtaataattaaaataattaaaatttgtgcgacgggatagcgatattATAAGTTTGGCACCATCGCAACGTCCATGTTGCGATGGTGccaaacttataatatattatttagtcacttcaataaaataatattatgggcgaaatactttatatggcgaAACAATgtttgtcgggacagctagtctctATTTAAGGTTTTATCAGTTAGGTACTGCTAGAAAATGTTAAGACTTAAGACCCTGCTGCCAAAATTATCAAAGCACGCTAgtcgctagccccgcctacacaccccgctatcctATATTCttgatattaatataattattccaTGAATCGTAATTTCCataaataagtgaatcgtgcttaccgttaggcaaatatcagataaatgtGCATTATACAACGATttaataaatctcaatttcatttaagtcaatcgtcttccgggatcgtaatacttattagaaaacacagcaaaatttggcacTCCGCTCTTAAATTGAGGAATTTAAaactatcctacgtccttttccGATAGCAAAAGCTATCAACAATTTAAGTCTGACCGTCTGTAACTTCATTTAGATTTTCTGACAAACGTTCCTTCAATATTATGGAGTCCCTTCGTGAGCCGTGATGCTCTGCCGCGCGGGGGTCCG includes:
- the LOC121725857 gene encoding protein doublesex isoform X2, producing MVSMGAWRRRSPDEYDERSEPGTSGAGIPRAPPNCARCRNHRLKIQLKGHKRYCKYRYCTCEKCRLTAERQRDMARQTAYRRAQAQDEARARNSDSSMPPGIELEHPEPPVVKSPRSPVIPPPPGSLVESPRSDSIPESPGVSPYGHQPHSTPVRPPLTPLLPPQQPAVSLESLVENCHKLLEKFHYSWEMMPLVLVILNYAGSNIEEASRKIDEAQYVVRHWQLPLYERSLCSLLELQARKRSYNMYCSPRYLFAQEYPPEYLLPLSHPALHSPPPAHL
- the LOC121725857 gene encoding protein doublesex isoform X4, giving the protein MVSMGAWRRRSPDDCEERSEPGTSGSGVPRAPPNCARCRNHRLKIELKGHKRYCKYRYCNCEKCRLTADRQRVMALQTALRRAQAQDEARARAALETGIQPGVELERPEPPVVKSPRSPVIPAPPRSLGSPRSDSVPESPGVSPYALQPPSAPPQPVMTPVSPPQQPAVSLESLVENCHKLLEKFHYSWEMMPLVLVILNYAGSNIEEASRKIDEGKMIINEYARKHNLNIFDGLELRNSTRQYGL
- the LOC121725857 gene encoding protein doublesex isoform X1, with the translated sequence MVSMGAWRRRSPDDCEERSEPGTSGSGVPRAPPNCARCRNHRLKIELKGHKRYCKYRYCNCEKCRLTADRQRVMALQTALRRAQAQDEARARAALETGIQPGVELERPEPPVVKSPRSPVIPAPPRSLGSPRSDSVPESPGVSPYALQPPSAPPQPVMTPVSPPQQPAVSLESLVENCHKLLEKFHYSWEMMPLVLVILNYAGSNIEEASRKIDEAQYVVRHWQLPLYERSLCSLLELQARKRSYNMYCSPRYLFAQEYPPEYLLPLSHPALHSPPPAHL
- the LOC121725857 gene encoding protein doublesex isoform X3; translation: MVSMGAWRRRSPDDCEERSEPGTSGSGVPRAPPNCARCRNHRLKIELKGHKRYCKYRYCNCEKCRLTADRQRVMALQTALRRAQAQDEARARAALETGIQPGVELERPEPPVVKSPRSPVIPAPPRSLGSPRSDSVPESPGVSPYALQPPSAPPQPVMTPVSPPQQPAVSLESLVENCHKLLEKFHYSWEMMPLVLVILNYAGSNIEEASRKIDEGKMIINEYARKHNLNIFDGLELRNSTRHDRTKENAERN